The Mesorhizobium sp. AR10 genome includes the window AGATGCTGACGACAAATCCCAAGGTCATCCTTCTGGACGAGCCGAGCCGCGGTATCGATGTCGGCGCCAAGGCTGAGGTCTTCCGCTTGCTGAGCGAGCGCGCCGCGCAAGGCCTAGCGGTCGTCTTCTCGACCTCGGAGGTGAACGAGTGCCTCAGCATTGCCCACCGGGTCGTCGTGATGCGGCGCGGCAAGATTTCAGCCGAATTCGGCTCGAACGCCACCAAAGAGCAGATCATGGCCGCCTCCGGCGAAGCCGTGGTCGCCTGATCACCAGGAATTTCGGAGTCCGACCATGACCGATGTCAGCCAGGCCAGCAAACAGTCCAGACCCAGTGCGGGCAGCGAAGGCTTCGACCTTGCCAAGCTGCTGCTCGAAGGCCGGGCTTTCTTTGCCCTGATCGTCATCATCGTCGTCTTCTCGATCCTGTCGCCCTACTACCTCTCCGTAGCGAATTTCCTGACCATGGCATCGCATGTCGCCATCTTCGGGATTCTCGCCGTCGGCATGCTGCTCGTCATCCTCAACGGCGGCATCGACCTGTCGGTTGGATCGACGCTCGGGCTTGCCGGCGTCGTCGCCGGATTCCTGATGCAGGGCGTGACGCTGACCTGGCTGGGCGTCGTTGTCTATCCGCCGGTCTGGGTGGTCGCGGTGCTTGCCTGCATGCTGGGGGCCGTCGTCGGCCTGATCAACGGCGTGCTGATCGCGCGCTTCAAGGTTCCGGCCTTCGTCGCCACGCTGGGGGTCATGTATATGGCGCGTGGCCTGGCGCTGCTGATGACCAGCGGGCTGACCTACAACAATCTCGGCGGCAAGCCGGAGCTGGGTAACACCGGCTTCGATGCGCTTGGCTTCAACCGCCTGTTCGGCGTGCCGACCGGCGTGGTGGTCCTGGCGGTCATCGCGCTCATCGGCAGCATCGTCTTGAACCGCACCGCTTTCGGGCGCTGGCTTTACGCTTCGGGTGGCAATGAGCGCGCGGCCGAACTCTCCGGCGTTCCGGTCAAGACGGTGCAGATTTCCGTCTATGTGCTTTCAGGCATCTGTGCCGCCATCGCCGGGCTGATCCTGTCCTCGCAGCTGACCTCGGCGGGACCGACCGCAGGCACCACCTACGAATTGACGGCCATCGCGGCCGTCGTCATCGGCGGCGCGGCACTGACTGGCGGCCGCGGCAACATCCGCGGGACCCTGCTCGGGGCCTTCGTCATCGGCTTCCTGTCCGATGGTCTGGTGATCATCGGCATCTCATCCTACTGGCAGACAGTGTTCACGGGCGCAGTCATCGTGCTCGCCGTGCTCCTCAATGCCGTTCAGTATCGCCGCCGTAGCAAGCTCCTGGCTTCGACGGACGGCCAACCGACTTCTCAGAAACGGGGGAAGGCCGAACCGGCCAATCCTGCCCAAGGGAAGACTGCCAAGTGACTGGCAGCAATACCGCGTAAATCATTGGAGGAATGTACATGAAAACCATGCTTAGAAGTTTGCTTGCCGCCGCGATGGTCGTCGGCTTTGCTGCCGCCGCCTCGGCCGAAGGCCTGATCTCGATCATCGTCAACGATCCGGCCAACCCATACTGGCTGACCGAGGGCAATGTCGCCAAGGCCGAGGCCGAAAAGCTCGGCTATACGGCCAATGTCGCCGCCCACAAGGGCGATACCAACACGGAAAGCAATTTGATCGACACCGCCATCACCAACAAGTCGGTGGCGATCATCCTCGATCCGGCCAATGCCGACGGTTCGGTCGGCGCGGTGAAGAAGGCGATTGCCGCCAACATCCCGGTTTTCCTCGTCAATGCCGAGATCAACCAGGAAGGCCTCGCCAAGGGGCAGCTCGTCTCCAACAACGCCCAGGGCGCTGCCCTCGGTGCCCAGCAGTGGGTGCAGGCGG containing:
- a CDS encoding ABC transporter permease, encoding MTDVSQASKQSRPSAGSEGFDLAKLLLEGRAFFALIVIIVVFSILSPYYLSVANFLTMASHVAIFGILAVGMLLVILNGGIDLSVGSTLGLAGVVAGFLMQGVTLTWLGVVVYPPVWVVAVLACMLGAVVGLINGVLIARFKVPAFVATLGVMYMARGLALLMTSGLTYNNLGGKPELGNTGFDALGFNRLFGVPTGVVVLAVIALIGSIVLNRTAFGRWLYASGGNERAAELSGVPVKTVQISVYVLSGICAAIAGLILSSQLTSAGPTAGTTYELTAIAAVVIGGAALTGGRGNIRGTLLGAFVIGFLSDGLVIIGISSYWQTVFTGAVIVLAVLLNAVQYRRRSKLLASTDGQPTSQKRGKAEPANPAQGKTAK